One genomic segment of Oncorhynchus kisutch isolate 150728-3 linkage group LG15, Okis_V2, whole genome shotgun sequence includes these proteins:
- the LOC109905828 gene encoding oligodendrocyte-myelin glycoprotein isoform X2 → MSDGLDEDPYRIKTVSFHLALIMLPHAPLACLFLLLLLGVLGGMVLSICPAVCSCSRGHRVVDCSSRHLSQLPPGLQHNIHFLNLSHNSLCGLDDQLSHYAHLRTLDLSYNLLGRFPSGLPRALWDIRAAGNQLRALDKNDTAYHWNLRVLDLSANELERVVFINNTLPSLHALNLSHNRFWTVPTNMPHNLEMVDLAHNYLVQILLGSLDRLPRLRRFYLHANRFSWVPEGVFDRLEGLEFLTLGDNPWACEEEENITRLLLWAKQTRAAVLGCPCYTRPTCGQAHLATPGGEWHFTSYTEPPLGADARELGRGGLTPDRAAVVTSGYLAKSALLEPGTHGDRGSANSSGDQTLFVFISTPLHGLSTRTSTTGQPHSAAKKKNTGSTQNRSHGVHTPILYSVVTWNLLVTVTAFKAF, encoded by the exons atgagtgatgGTCTTGACGAAGATCCATACAGGATCAAAACTGTGTCCTTCCATTT aGCCCTCATTATGCTCCCCCACGCCCCGTTGGCCTgcctcttcctgctcctcctgTTGGGGGTGCTGGGGGGGATGGTCCTGTCCATCTGCCCCGCCGTGTGCTCCTGCAGCCGGGGCCACCGTGTGGTGGACTGCTCCTCACGACACCTCTCACAGCTGCCCCCAGGCCTGCAGCACAACATCCACTTCCTCAACCTCTCACACAACAG CCTTTGTGGTCTGGACGACCAGCTCAGCCACTACGCCCACCTGCGTACCCTGGACCTGTCCTATAACCTCCTGGGTCGCTTCCCCTCCGGACTGCCCAGAGCCCTCTGGGACATCCGGGCCGCTGGCAACCAGCTCCGAGCCCTGGACAAGAACGACACGGCCTACCATTGGAACCTGCGGGTACTGGACCTATCAGCCAACGAGCTGGAGAGGGTGGTCTTCATCAACAACACCCTACCCAGCCTACACGCCCTAAACTTGAGTCACAACCGGTTCTGGACCGTGCCCACCAACATGCCTCATAATCTGGAGATGGTTGATTTGGCACACAACTACCTAGTTCAGATCCTCCTGGGATCATTGGACCGGCTGCCCAGGCTGAGGAGGTTCTACCTGCATGCTAATCGCTTCTCCTGGGTGCCGGAGGGGGTATTTGACCGGTTGGAGGGGCTCGAGTTCTTGACACTTGGGGATAACCCTTGGGCTTgtgaagaggaggagaacatCACACGGCTCTTGCTCTGGGCCAAACAAACCCGTGCCGCAGTGTTGGGCTGCCCCTGCTACACTAGGCCAACATGTGGGCAAGCCCATCTGGCCACTCCAGGAGGGGAGTGGCACTTTACGTCCTACACAGAGCCTCCGCTGGGGGCTGATGCCAGAGAGCTGGGCCGTGGAGGCCTCACACCGGATAGAGCTGCAGTCGTCACTTCTGGGTACTTGGCTAAGTCTGCGTTGTTGGAGCCTGGGACGCATGGAGATAGAGGGTCTGCCAACAGCTCGGGGGATCAGACATTGTTTGTGTTCATCTCCACCCCCTTGCACGGCCTCTCCACACGCACAAGCACTACAGGGCAGCCGCACTCTGCCGCCAAGAAGAAAAACACAGGAAGCACACAGAACAGAAGCCACGGAGTCCACACACCAATCCTGTATTCTGTAGTCACCTGGAACCTTCTAGTCACGGTGACTGCCTTCAAAGCCTTCTAA
- the LOC109905828 gene encoding mucin-5AC isoform X1: MEGKSLVFVLFLWMLPLGLNRTVTLQPNSHSTDFRSSEVTATSDQVSPLEMAQEHLNNAPDEGNYSTVAPSVELKFTVKSKPQTPDQVSTRYISSYLPSIHPLSTRTKKNSQSPQDRQTTKYKNNSTVEITADGAEETSPTMGNQPPVSRVTPSGQGKVSPTASPRPSELSSQTTSPTTNQPTEIQTGPGPTNLPMSQSNDSTERIRPTPTGVGFGVTPTRAEFTLNTGRKAQFPSTPSQAPVTSRKSTPSHPTERGPTGSSELPSAATSPATLPPSIAMTKSLTRISTPWTSTQPAKTLATTAASVTASIAFTSTKGQSPLMVPTTKHVAAATTTTTKNKPKPPPSKTTNKDKSKKTGNHGTVVAVLIVVTLVLMFVSFGVIFVRKRRHQRMQLQNTAWAGPSPFLDSGVQSRLDNGDSSDVHLRGSNRISFSGFLSQRLSKRLSLLQETDEEFRMGEIPTGSTFGRETVSDDVQPSNGTAAVHKENTQIEVVQPLDNSSSPPPPTSSETTATAHTHDHQPPTSLQVVDLGPDNVPNSSPSHTPPDIPEAIPPPLLDVYLGPPSDHASPPPPESTDLPTPPHDLP, encoded by the coding sequence ATGGAGGGAAAGAgtcttgtttttgtgttgtttttgtgGATGCTGCCACTGGGACTGAATAGAACAGTGACACTTCAGCCTAACAGCCACTCCACCGACTTCAGGAGCAGTGAGGTTACTGCAACTTCAGACCAAGTTTCACCTTTAGAAATGGCACAAGAGCACCTCAACAATGCACCAGATGAAGGAAACTATAGCACCGTAGCACCTTCAGTTGAGTTGAAGTTCACAGTGAAGAGTAAACCACAGACTCCAGATCAGGTGTCCACCAGATATATCAGCTCTTATCTGCCTTCAATCCACCCTTTGAGTACGAGAACAAAGAAGAACTCCCAGTCACCTCAGGACCGCCAAACAACCAAATATAAAAACAACTCCACGGTGGAGATCACAGCAGATGGAGCCGAGGAAACGTCGCCCACTATGGGGAATCAGCCTCCGGTAAGCAGAGTTACACCCTCCGGCCAGGGAAAAGTAAGTCCAACAGCATCACCAAGACCTTCGGAGTTATCCTCTCAAACAACCTCACCGacaacaaatcaaccaacagagATCCAAACAGGGCCCGGTCCAACCAATCTTCCGATGTCGCAGTCCAACGACTCCACAGAGAGGATCCGACCCACGCCAACTGGTgttggatttggagtgacaccgACTAGAGCCGAATTTACTTTGAACACAGGTAGGAAGGCTCAATTTCCCAGCACCCCCTCCCAGGCCCCAGTCACAAGCAGGAAATCAACCCCTTCACACCCCACTGAAAGAGGTCCAACAGGCTCATCTGAGCTGCCTAGCGCTGCCACTTCACCCGCCACCCTACCTCCCTCTATAGCCATGACCAAATCTTTAACCCGCATCTCCACTCCTTGGACATCGACCCAGCCCGCCAAGACCCTTGCCACCACTGCAGCCTCTGTTACTGCTAGTATTGCCTTTACCAGCACCAAGGGCCAATCCCCACTAATGGTCCCCACTACAAAACATGtcgctgctgccaccaccaccacgacaAAAAATAAACCAAAGCCACCTCCGTCAAAAACGACAAACAAAGACAAGAGCAAAAAGACGGGGAACCATGGCACAGTGGTGGCTGTACTGATTGTTGTGACACTGGTTCTGATGTTTGTCAGTTTTGGGGTCATCTTCGTGAGGAAGCGCAGACATCAGAGGATGCAGCTGCAGAACACAGCCTGGGCCGGCCCCTCTCCGTTTCTGGACAGTGGAGTCCAGTCTCGACTGGATAATGGCGATAGCAGTGACGTCCACCTGAGGGGCTCCAATCGAATCTCCTTCTCTGGCTTCCTGTCTCAGCGACTCTCCAAGAGGCTGTCTCTGCTCCAGGAGACTGACGAGGAATTCCGGATGGGTGAGATTCCGACAGGAAGTACATTCGGAAGAGAGACTGTTTCAGATGATGTTCAACCGAGTAACGGGACTGCTGCAGTGCACAAAGAAAATACCCAGATTGAGGTGGTGCAACCTCTGGACAACTCGTCATCTCCTCCTCCACCGACGTCTTCAGAGACCACTGCCACAGCACACACCCATGACCATCAACCTCCTACCTCCTTGCAGGTTGTTGATCTGGGGCCAGACAATGTTCCAAATTCCTCTCCCTCTCATACGCCACCAGATATCCCAGAAGCTATTCCTCCACCACTGTTGGATGTTTACCTGGGTCCCCCCTCAGACCATGCCAGCCCCCCTCCACCAGAGAGCACAGACCTTCCAACCCCACCCCATGACCTGCCTTAA